From one Trifolium pratense cultivar HEN17-A07 linkage group LG1, ARS_RC_1.1, whole genome shotgun sequence genomic stretch:
- the LOC123920771 gene encoding peroxiredoxin-2B-like codes for MAPIEVGNVIPNGTLAYLDDSSNIQYVSIHSFAANKKVIILGVPGAFTPFCISGHVPSFIEISEVLQAKGVDEIICISVNDPFVMNAWNKTFPENNHVKFLADGSAAYARALGLEIDLSEFGLGIRSKRFCLLVEDLKVKVAKVEGGAQFTISSAQKIIKAL; via the coding sequence ATGGCTCCAATTGAAGTGGGAAATGTGATTCCAAATGGCACCTTAGCCTACCTAGACGACTCAAGCAATATTCAATATGTTTCAATTCATTCCTTTGCTGCCAACAAAAAGGTCATCATCTTAGGTGTTCCTGGTGCTTTCACCCCCTTTTGTATCTCTGGCCATGTCCCTAGCTTCATTGAGATATCAGAAGTATTGCAAGCAAAGGGTGTTGATGAAATCATATGTATCAGTGTCAATGATCCATTTGTGATGAATGCATGGAACAAAACATTTCCAGAGAATAACCATGTCAAATTTCTTGCTGATGGTTCCGCCGCATATGCTCGTGCTCTTGGGTTGGAGATTGATCTCTCGGAGTTTGGCCTCGGCATTCGCTCTAAGAGGTTTTGTCTTCTTGTTGAAGACCTTAAGGTGAAGGTTGCAAAAGTTGAAGGTGGAGCACAATTCACCATCTCTAGTGCTCAAAAGATCATAAAAGCGCTTTGA
- the LOC123920781 gene encoding protein TRACHEARY ELEMENT DIFFERENTIATION-RELATED 7-like translates to MASIQPNFYFPHPLNPPPSHPFYPPPSPFHPPPPHSFPSPPPHGHPPPALPPSHLFSPPPPHVHPPPPLPPSHPFSPPPPHVHPPPSPHHPIAPPRPPHVLPSPPPFPPSPTPYHPTVIVIVIIGFGGFALLSMLAFALFCCVQKRKKKKTQETDIVHIDEHKKVTETIVPGPFGKPPTVVITVEDDVHIDEVIKKNEEVDHGLHAEPSKVESNEDNISSSNEVATTSSPGREHHHENKS, encoded by the coding sequence ATGGCCTCAATTCAACCCAACTTCTACTTTCCACACCCCCTCAACCCACCACCTTCCCACCCCTTCTATCCTCCACCATCACCTTTCCACCCTCCACCACCTCATTCCTTTCCTTCTCCGCCGCCACATGGACACCCTCCACCAGCTCTGCCACCATCACATCTATTTTCTCCTCCACCACCACATGTCCACCCCCCACCACCTCTGCCACCATCTCATCCATTTTCTCCTCCACCACCACATGTCCACCCCCCACCATCTCCACATCATCCCATTGCTCCTCCTCGACCGCCACACGTCCtcccatcaccaccaccatttcCACCCTCTCCCACTCCATACCACCCGACAGTCATTGTCATTGTGATCATCGGATTTGGTGGCTTTGCCTTACTTTCCATGCTTGCTTTCGCGTTATTTTGTTGTGTtcagaagaggaagaagaaaaagacaCAAGAAACCGATATTGTTCATATCGATGAACATAAAAAGGTTACGGAAACAATTGTTCCTGGTCCTTTTGGAAAACCACCAACCGTGGTGATTACGGTCGAAGATGATGTTCATATTGATGAAGTAATTAAGAAGAATGAAGAAGTTGATCATGGTTTACATGCTGAACCATCAAAAGTTGAATCAAATGAAGACAATATTTCTAGTAGCAATGAAGTGGCAACTACCTCTTCTCCTGGTCGTGAACATCATCATGAGAACAAGTCTTAA